A window from Zingiber officinale cultivar Zhangliang chromosome 7A, Zo_v1.1, whole genome shotgun sequence encodes these proteins:
- the LOC122002217 gene encoding ENHANCER OF AG-4 protein 2-like: MAPGRRKGLNRVKAVGQLKLGDLVLAKVKGYPAWPAKISRPEDFERSPDPRKYFVQFFGTSEIAFVVPADIQVFTDESRIKLTARCQSKTVKHFASAVDEICEAFEELNKKRSAESVHEADMINDSVASPLNSDFEDIEHPVEHNGATHLRDPGKKVENNVSGEPPCINFVSRSQEVSASLDPSSSNLNGAESLLKRKKSSTNDGQIAKKKKAVVYKSDLYSSSCKEKSIITSPDDSEGTNMEILPEFEIEEPLPKVSSVRGLENSCGSKSANEHHEKDASCSLRVQKNVDIVAKKKKVLVSKSSLPSSGKKNKSVSGSPDEINGTDIPMLSNMEPKGSDHDNLDDCSDMKDASKEIRGLVVMKKKVAVSKSTFSASSSKEKLMNTNPDDIKNENMIMSPPKKETEEPSPIGSEGGLQDYCDSNKGDISNSKVQEVGHQTTKGDTEPKQNVDNASGIKSNVAVQKQLKGNGKGNNLPVEKGTKVTSNDSNRVSARNTTIGSNSKTGKMPKSLKKPKEYSLQNGKPHNNPRKATTDTSYEYANDKSVPSGEVENFKGRSTMHKFEGSNDSCPTKGTKLVKEDVNKSKKSMHGDLPPTDELKYGTVEKRKKSGISIRSENQLTSATNMDAHLSTVKHAEDMDAVAHSAIKITANLVQSDSKLVKKRDRPLSTHIRYKRRSCRFDDDDEEEETKTPIHKASSVNLVLSDSSVSVSEQKLQSVTESNKDSPTNRDATEKACLSSDQKSSYGITLLVKVAEKNERKAEKSHSPQTYQSPMKREYQKSCFGGSRTPLLSPKASAALDDAPKLRDQTCVKPHVKAFDSPGKKSQITPSKLSKSQSEGLNSSASQSMPEKIKALNKSINMKAPSKSNAHNTVLTENKHEKRFSSEWNSGKDTLGEKRSGMAKEEKLVTISASSFSDTSKSMRNLIAAAQAKKRREEQSRYVHPENSIPIIVSTPNLIHGMSPSPAVLIPFTSANLFNKDIEAYAAIPSDSPLSVPHESSLSNKVDHEEYEHRISPEYRPPGGSLSGGTEAAVARDALEGMVETLSRTKDSIGRATRLAIDCAKYGIADEIVELLIQKLENEPSFHRRVDLFFLVDSITQCSHTQKGIAGSSYIPTVQAALPRLLSAAAPSGASARENRRQCLKVLKLWLERKIMPDSLLRRYIDEIEVPSDDLSAGIFLRRPSRAERSVDDPIREIEDMLVDEYGSNATFQLPGLLSCNVFEDEEDLYVDLYGDSGIKMSAETASKLGHLDTGAVTPSDRHPHILKDVDGELEMEDVILPKEEKGIASNNFQNSESQPCDSSKSSDLAVADSNELPPLPTAPPPPVESPPLPPSPPPLPPSPPPPPPPLPSSPSPTPPPLPLSGQLCTSSVSLPPAPSSSSPSLFYPSMQEEFRLANCNQVVHLPNNTVMQGQEAALSNEMVLQQRPNFMANGISNTQSMNTYSSSRPFEYGQNESYLAPQTSHNSHHFQQGNAPFHQRPYHSLPHAPTAAQTAGHFSHATPMSQQQVQQQHNHYPLPSVPNSHRQYLPDEQRRVHTRGFSPDNQHSAWVPTRPSCSGAPITQDGFPRSNIEMAPSNSMGYQLPLHNSVPSAGHSFPQVLPGRPDMSGVNCWRPG; the protein is encoded by the exons ATGGCCCCCGGGCGTAGGAAAGGTTTGAACCGGGTTAAGGCGGTGGGGCAGCTCAAGCTGGGGGATCTTGTTCTCGCTAAGGTGAAAGGCTACCCTGCTTGGCCTGCCAAG ATAAGCAGGCCAGAAGATTTTGAACGGTCACCAGATCCTAGAAAATACTTTGTTCAATTCTTTGGGACTTCAGAAAT TGCCTTTGTAGTTCCAGCTGACATTCAGGTATTTACTGATGAGTCAAGGATTAAATTGACTGCTCGTTGCCAGAGCAAAACAGTCAAACACTTTGCTAGTGCTGTTGATGAGATTTGTGAGGCTTTTGAAGAACTGAACAAGAAGAGATCAGCAGAATCTGTGCATGaagcggacatgattaatgattCTGTTGCTTCTCCATTAAATAGTGATTTTGAAGATATCGAACATCCAGTGGAACATAATGGGGCAACTCATTTGAGGGATCCCGGGAAAAAGGTTGAGAATAATGTAAGTGGGGAGCCTCCATGCATTAATTTTGTTTCGAGGAGCCAAGAGGTGAGTGCCTCTTTGGATCCATCGTCGAGTAATTTAAATGGTGCTGAATCTctcttaaaaaggaaaaaaagctcAACTAATGATGGTCAGATTGCAAAAAAGAAGAAAGCTGTAGTTTACAAGTCAGATTTATATTCTTCTTCATGCAAGGAGAAATCAATTATCACTAGTCCTGATGATAGTGAGGGCACGAATATGGAGATTTTACCTGAATTTGAAATTGAAGAGCCACTTCCAAAAGTTTCATCTGTTAGAGGACTTGAGAATTCCTGTGGTTCCAAAAGTGCAAATGAACATCATGAGAAGGATGCAAGCTGTTCTCTGAGAGTTCAAAAAAATGTTGATATTGttgcaaagaaaaagaaagttttagtttcaaaatcatctttgccttcttctggcaagaagaataaatcagtgaGTGGTAGTCCTGATGAAATTAACGGCACTGATATACCAATGCTATCTAATATGGAGCCAAAAGGGTCAGATCATGACAACCTTGATGACTGTAGTGATATGAAAGATGCTAGTAAAGAAATTCGTGGTCTGGTTGTAATGAAGAAAAAGGTTGCAGTTTCCAAATCAACTTTTTCTGCTTCTTCCAGCAAAGAGAAATTAATGAATACCAATCCTGATGATATCAAGAATGAGAACATGATAATGTCACCACCTAAAAAGGAAACTGAAGAGCCATCTCCAATAGGCTCAGAAGGTGGACTTCAGGATTACTGTGATTCCAATAAGGGAGATATAAGTAATTCTAAGGTTCAGGAAGTTGGTCATCAAACAACAAAAGGGGACACTGAGCCAAAGCAAAATGTGGACAATGCTTCTGGGATTAAATCAAATGTGGCTGTACAAAAGCAGTTGAAGGGTAATGGAAAGGGAAACAACCTGCCTGTAGAAAAAGGCACAAAGGTTACCTCAAATGACTCTAACAGAGTATCAGCTCGTAATACTACAATAGGTAGCAATTCCAAAACTGGAAAGATGCCAAAGAGTTTGAAAAAGCCGAAGGAATATTCTCTTCAAAATGGAAAGCCGCATAATAATCCTCGCAAGGCAACAACTGATACTTCCTATGAATATGCCAATGACAAATCAGTACCCTCTGGTGAAGTGGAGAACTTCAAGGGTAGAAGTACAATGCACAAGTTCGAGGGAAGCAATGATTCATGCCCCACTAAAGGAACAAAATTGGTCAAAGAGGATGTTAACAAGTCCAAGAAATCAATGCATGGCGACTTACCCCCAACTGATGAACTGAAATATGGTACAGTTGAAAAGAGAAAGAAATCAGGAATCTCCATCAGGAGTGAAAATCAGTTAACTTCAGCTACAAATATGGATGCTCATCTTTCAACAGTTAAACATGCTGAGGACATGGATGCAGTGGCACATTCTGCTATTAAAATTACTGCAAATTTAGTTCAATCAGACTCTAAGCTTGTGAAGAAGCGGGATAGGCCCTTGAGTACGCATATTCGGTACAAACGAAGATcatgtagatttgatgatgatgatgaggaggaagagACTAAGACACCAATTCATAAAGCATCCTCTGTGAACTTGGTTTTATCAGATTCAAGTGTTTCAGTTTCTGAGCAGAAACTTCAATCTGTTACAGAGAGTAACAAAGATTCTCCAACCAATAGAGATGCAACTGAGAAGGCTTGTCTAAGCAGCGATCAGAAGTCTTCATATGGTATAACCTTGCTTGTCAAGGTGGCTGAAAAGAATGAGAGAAAAGCCGAAAAATCTCATAGCCCCCAGACTTACCAGAGTCCCATGAAGCGAGAATATCAGAAATCTTGTTTTGGTGGTTCTAGAACTCCTTTGCTTTCACCCAAGGCTTCTGCAGCCCTTGATGATGCACCAAAATTGAGAGATCAAACATGTGTTAAGCCCCATGTTAAAGCTTTTGATTCTCCTGGGAAAAAATCCCAAATCACACCCTCAAAACTCTCAAAAAGCCAATCAGAGGGCTTAAACTCATCCGCTAGTCAATCCATGCCAGAGAAAATTAAagcattgaataaatccatcaatatgaaggcaccttccaaatcTAATGCACACAATACTGTTCTTACTGAAAACAAACATGAAAAGAGATTTTCCTCTGAATGGAACTCTGGAAAGGACACTTTAGGAGAGAAAAG ATCAGGAATGGCTAAAGAAGAAAAACTGGTAACTATAAGTGCGTCTTCATTTTCTGATACCAGTAAGTCAATGAGAAACCTTATTGCAGCTGCTCAGGCTAAAAAAAGGAGAGAAGAACAATCACGATATGTACACCCAGAAAATTCTATTCCCATTATAGTATCGACTCCAAATTTAATCCATGGAATGAGTCCAAGTCCTGCTGTGTTGATTCCCTTCACATCGGCAAATTTATTTAACAAGGATATAGAAGCCTATGCTGCTATACCTTCTGATTCTCCATTGTCTGTTCCTCACGAGTCTTCTTTATCTAATAAAGTCGATCATGAAGAATATGAGCACAGGATAAGTCCTGAATACAGGCCTCCAGGAGGTTCACTAAGTGGTGGCACAGAAGCTGCTGTTGCCCGTGATGCTTTAGAAGGTATGGTTGAAACCCTTTCAAGGACAAAGGATAGTATTGGGCGTGCAACTCGTCTTGCAATTGACTGTGCCAAATATGGTATCGCTGATGAG ATTGTAGAACTACTTATCCAAAAGTTGGAGAATGAACCTAGCTTTCACCGTAGAGTTgatcttttcttccttgttgactCTATCACTCAATGTTCTCATACGCAGAAAG GGATTGCGGGGTCTTCATATATTCCTACTGTCCAGGCAGCATTACCACGACTACTGAGTGCTGCAGCTCCATCAGGGGCTAGTGCTCGTGAAAATCGTCGCCAATGTCTTAAG GTACTGAAGTTATGGCTCGAGAGGAAAATTATGCCAGACTCTCTCCTTCGTCGCTATATTGATGAAATTGAGGTTCCCAGTGACGACTTAAGTGCTGGGATTTTTCTGAGACGTCCATCTCGAGCTGAGAGGTCTGTGGATGATCCAATAAGAGAAATAGAAGACATGCTGGTTGATGAGTATGGAAG CAATGCTACATTTCAATTGCCAGGGTTATTATCATGTAATGTTTTTGAAGATGAGGAAGATCTTTATGTCGACCTTTATGGAGATTCTGGGATTAAAATGTCCGCTGAAACTGCTAGTAAATTAGGTCATTTAGATACTGGTGCAGTTACTCCGAGTGACCGACACCCTCACATACTAAAGGATGTGGATGGTGAACTTGAAATGGAAGATGTTATTTTGCCCAAAGAGGAGAAAGGGATAGCTAGCAACAATTTTCAAAACAGTGAATCACAACCTTGTGATTCTAGTAAATCAAGCGATCTGGCAGTGGCTGATTCAAATGAGCTGCCCCCTCTACCTACTGCCCCTCCCCCTCCTGTGGAATCTCCTCCACTGCCACCATCCCCTCCACCTTTGCCTCCTTCACCCCCACCACCTCCTCCACCTCTACCTTCATCACCATCACCAACCCCACCCCCTCTTCCATTGTCTGGTCAATTATGTACATCTTCTGTGTCACTTCCACCTGCCCCTTCATCTTCATCCCCATCCTTATTTTATCCCTCGATGCAGGAAGAATTCAGATTAGCAAAT TGCAACCAGGTGGTTCATTTGCCTAACAATACTGTGATGCAAGGGCAGGAGGCTGCTTTAAGCAATGAAATGGTTTTGCAGCAGCGTCCAAACTTTATGGCAAATGGAATAAGCAATACTCAATCAATGAATACTTACAGTTCCTCTAGACCCTTTGAATATGGGCAAAATGAATCTTACTTAGCCCCTCAAACTTCTCACAACAGTCACCATTTTCAACAAGGTAATGCACCTTTCCACCAAAGACCTTACCATTCACTTCCTCATGCTCCTACAGCTGCACAAACTGCTGGCCACTTTTCCCATGCTACTCCCATGAGCCAACAACAAGTGCAGCAGCAGCACAATCATTACCCGTTACCATCTGTTCCTAATAGTCACAGACAATATTTACCCGATGAACAGAGGAGAGTGCATACTCGTGGTTTTAGTCCAGATAATCAGCATTCTGCTTGGGTACCTACAAGGCCATCGTGTTCAGGAGCACCTATTACACAGGATG GATTTCCTAGATCTAACATAGAAATGGCACCTTCTAACTCTATGGGATATCAGCTCCCACTACACAATTCTGTGCCTTCTGCAG gacatagttttccCCAGGTTTTGCCTGGCAGGCCGGATATGTCAGGTGTTAATTGTTGGAGACCAGGTTAA
- the LOC122002214 gene encoding eukaryotic initiation factor 4A-III homolog B translates to MAATSTAPSRGRNIDDENLVFETSPGVEAITSFDQMGIRDDLLRGIYAYGFEKPSAIQQRAVIPIINGRDVIAQAQSGTGKSSMIALTVCQMVDTAVREVQALILSPTRELAAQTEKVILAIGEYINVQAHACIGGKSIGEDIRKLEYGVHVVSGTPGRVCDMIKRRTLRTRAIKILILDEADEMLSRGFKDQIYDVYRYLPPELQVTLISATLPHEILEITNKFMTDPVRILVKRDELTLEGIKQFFVAVEREEWKFDTLCDLYDTLTITQAVIFCNTKRKVDWLTEKMRSNNFTVSSMHGDMPQKERDAIMAEFRSGATRVLITTDVWARGIDVQQVSLVINYDLPNNRELYIHRIGRSGRFGRKGVAINFVRKDDIRILRDIEQYYSTQIDEMPMNVADLI, encoded by the exons ATGGCCGCCACCAGCACGGCGCCTAGTAGGGGGCGCAATATAGACGACGAGAACCTGGTATTCGAGACCAGCCCGGGCGTCGAGGCCATCACCAGCTTCGACCAGATGGGCATCCGCGACGACCTCCTCCGCGGCATATACGCCTATGGATTCGAGAAGCCCTCTGCTATCCAGCAAAGGGCTGTGATTCCCATTATCAATGGTCGCGACGTCATTGCCCAGGCGCAGTCCGGCACCGGGAAGTCCTCCATGATCGCTCTTACCGTATGCCAGATGGTTGATACTGCCGTTAGAGA AGTTCAGGCACTTATTTTATCACCTACAAGAGAACTTGCTGCACAGACTGAGAAGGTGATATTAGCCATTGGTGAATATATAAATGTGCAAGCCCATGCATGTATTGGTGGAAAGAGTATAGGTGAAGATATTAGAAAGCTGGAGTATGGTGTTCATGTGGTTTCTGGGACACCTGGCAGAGTTTGCGACATGATTAAAAGGAGGACTTTGCGCACAAGAGCCATCAAGATTCTAATCCTT GATGAAGCTGATGAGATGCTGAGTAGAGGTTTTAAGGACCAGATATATGACGTGTACAGATACCTGCCTCCTGAACTTCAG gttactctgatatctgcaaCACTACCCCATGAAATTCTAGAGATAACCAACAAGTTCATGACAGATCCTGTTAGAATCCTTGTCAAGCGTGATGAATTGACATTGGAG GGTATAAAACAATTTTTTGTTGCTGTGGAGAGAGAGGAGTGGAAGTTTGATACATTATGCGATCTCTACGACACTCTCACTATCACTCAGGCAGTTATTTTCTGCAACACGAAAAGAAAG GTTGACTGGTTAACTGAGAAAATGCGCAGTAATAACTTCACAGTATCTTCTATGCATGGTGACATGCCACAAAAAGAGCGAGATGCAATCATGGCAGAATTTAGATCAGGGGCAACCCGTGTACTGATCACTACTGATGTATGGGCTAGAGGAATTGATGTCCAGCAG GTGTCACTGGTAATAAACTATGACCTACCAAACAATCGAGAACTCTACATACATCGGATAGGCCGTTCTGGACGCTTTGGACGTAAG GGTGTTGCGATTAATTTCGTGAGGAAGGATGACATTCGTATTTTAAGAGATATCGAACAATATTACAGCACACAGATTGATGAAATGCCAATGAATGTTGCCGATCTCATCTAA